Proteins from one Chitinophaga oryzae genomic window:
- a CDS encoding mandelate racemase/muconate lactonizing enzyme family protein — protein sequence MKIANVEAFWLRCPVPKEKQHTSDYGLLANFDMTLVVITTEDGLQGFGEAKAAVGSSGVCASIVNCIENELKPALIGKNVKDITRLWEEMYNGTRDHYALSRGRKFPVLGRRGLTVSAMSGIDTALWDLKGKILNVPVMDLLGGACRDQMPAYASGGWADADNIGAQLNGYVEKGFGGVKMRVGVMDKTVQNSIERVKAARAALGPHIKLMTDAHGTFSVPEAKQFCRGVQDCNLYWFEEPISPDNRKGTAEVRASTHIPIAAGESEYTSFDINELLDIRAIDVIQPDAAIIGGISEAVRVAHLASVHQLELAPHCWGSAFSFMAGLNVAFASPSATIIEFSLGGNPMMYELVKEKITVANGMIPAPVAPGLGVSPDWDFVREYQQKA from the coding sequence ATGAAAATAGCTAATGTAGAGGCATTTTGGCTGCGTTGTCCCGTTCCAAAAGAAAAACAACATACTTCCGACTACGGGCTGCTGGCGAACTTTGATATGACGCTGGTGGTGATCACAACAGAAGACGGGCTGCAGGGATTCGGCGAAGCCAAGGCGGCAGTGGGGTCTTCAGGGGTATGCGCTTCCATTGTGAACTGTATCGAAAATGAACTGAAGCCGGCGTTGATCGGTAAAAACGTGAAAGATATCACCCGTCTCTGGGAAGAGATGTACAACGGCACCCGCGACCACTACGCTTTGTCCAGAGGACGCAAATTCCCGGTGCTCGGCAGGAGGGGGCTTACCGTTTCCGCCATGAGCGGCATCGATACCGCCTTATGGGACCTGAAAGGTAAAATACTGAACGTGCCCGTGATGGACCTGCTGGGTGGCGCCTGCCGCGATCAGATGCCGGCATATGCCAGCGGCGGCTGGGCAGACGCAGACAACATCGGCGCGCAACTGAACGGCTACGTGGAGAAAGGATTCGGCGGCGTTAAAATGCGGGTAGGCGTCATGGACAAAACAGTACAGAACAGTATCGAAAGGGTGAAGGCCGCCAGGGCCGCGTTAGGGCCGCACATCAAACTGATGACGGACGCACACGGCACCTTCAGCGTGCCGGAAGCCAAACAGTTTTGCCGCGGCGTACAGGACTGCAATCTCTACTGGTTTGAAGAACCTATCAGCCCGGACAACCGCAAAGGGACGGCGGAAGTGAGAGCATCCACCCATATTCCCATCGCGGCCGGCGAAAGTGAATACACCAGTTTTGATATCAACGAACTGCTCGATATCAGGGCCATCGACGTGATACAGCCGGATGCGGCCATTATCGGCGGTATCTCCGAAGCGGTACGCGTAGCGCACCTGGCCAGCGTACATCAGCTGGAACTGGCGCCGCATTGCTGGGGATCTGCCTTCTCTTTTATGGCAGGACTGAATGTGGCGTTCGCATCGCCTTCGGCCACCATTATCGAATTCTCCCTCGGCGGAAATCCGATGATGTACGAACTGGTAAAAGAAAAAATCACCGTCGCCAACGGTATGATCCCCGCGCCTGTGGCCCCGGGATTAGGCGTAAGCCCCGACTGGGATTTTGTACGGGAATATCAACAAAAAGCATAG
- a CDS encoding VOC family protein, giving the protein MAKALKINHVTLIVDNLEKAGAFYQHELGLEPLAAFRFDYPVMFFKFNDEQQLHISEWEDKTSFRGHICVQVDDFNSIFFRMKELNAIDIHPWGKVRKLPDGAMQMFVRDPAGNLVEISSQPGSDIDPRIFTDELYEEGLYVSNRNDFRGYRSDDATLYHDR; this is encoded by the coding sequence ATGGCTAAAGCACTTAAAATTAACCACGTTACGCTGATCGTAGATAATCTGGAAAAAGCCGGAGCCTTCTACCAGCACGAATTGGGCTTAGAGCCGCTTGCCGCCTTTAGGTTTGATTACCCGGTAATGTTCTTCAAATTTAATGATGAACAACAATTGCATATCTCCGAATGGGAAGACAAAACTTCCTTCCGCGGTCATATCTGTGTACAGGTAGACGATTTCAACAGCATCTTCTTCCGCATGAAGGAGCTGAATGCCATCGACATCCATCCATGGGGCAAAGTCAGGAAACTGCCCGACGGCGCCATGCAGATGTTTGTCCGCGATCCGGCAGGCAACCTGGTGGAAATTTCCTCCCAGCCCGGCTCCGATATCGATCCCCGTATATTTACAGACGAACTGTATGAAGAAGGACTGTATGTTTCCAACAGAAATGATTTCAGGGGATACCGGTCCGACGACGCTACTTTATATCACGACAGATGA
- a CDS encoding 2-hydroxyacid dehydrogenase, whose translation MRKNVLLLETIADEALAVLREHVNVFTGYNEADLKEVLDREDIHAIITRGKGLINEPLMAACPQLQVAARCGVGLDNVDVAAATARKVMVINAPGSNAATIAEHTLALMLMLMRNMYASVAQVKQDNWTWRNQYAGDELNGKTLGILGMGNIGKRVARLGEAFGMEVLYWSKSAGEVPYPFLSMEEVLQRSDVVSLHLPFNKETDRLLGPAQLASMKAGALLINTARGALVDHAALLQALDEKRIGGYAADVLPDEPPVQSRDLVHHPQVIVTPHSGSLTAATYRQICLLTVGNVVAALTGNNPDPNSIFNRHALV comes from the coding sequence ATGAGAAAAAACGTATTACTGCTCGAGACAATTGCAGATGAGGCATTGGCCGTCCTCCGGGAGCACGTGAACGTGTTCACGGGATACAACGAAGCTGACTTAAAGGAAGTATTGGACAGGGAGGATATCCATGCCATCATTACCAGGGGAAAGGGGCTGATCAACGAACCGCTGATGGCCGCCTGCCCGCAGCTGCAGGTCGCTGCCCGCTGCGGGGTAGGGCTGGACAACGTGGACGTGGCGGCAGCTACCGCCAGGAAGGTAATGGTGATCAATGCACCGGGCAGCAATGCCGCCACGATAGCAGAACATACGCTGGCCCTGATGCTGATGCTCATGCGTAACATGTATGCATCTGTTGCACAGGTAAAACAGGACAACTGGACGTGGCGCAACCAATACGCCGGGGATGAACTGAACGGCAAAACGCTCGGCATCCTGGGAATGGGGAATATCGGCAAACGGGTGGCGCGGCTGGGAGAAGCTTTTGGCATGGAAGTGTTGTACTGGAGCAAATCCGCCGGCGAGGTGCCATATCCGTTTCTCTCCATGGAGGAGGTGTTGCAACGTTCCGATGTGGTGAGCCTGCACCTGCCTTTCAATAAAGAAACAGACCGGCTCCTGGGCCCTGCGCAACTGGCCTCCATGAAAGCCGGCGCCTTACTGATCAACACCGCCAGGGGCGCCCTGGTAGACCATGCCGCCCTGCTGCAGGCTTTGGACGAAAAAAGAATAGGAGGGTATGCTGCAGACGTATTGCCGGATGAACCACCGGTACAGTCACGCGACCTGGTACATCATCCGCAGGTGATAGTCACGCCACATTCCGGCAGCCTTACCGCCGCCACTTACCGGCAGATATGCCTGCTCACGGTAGGCAATGTGGTGGCCGCGCTCACAGGGAACAACCCTGACCCTAACAGTATATTTAACCGGCACGCGCTTGTGTAA
- a CDS encoding ThuA domain-containing protein, producing the protein MKKIFLCLLLIAGVSITCTGILFAQSAKKAKKPLVVFVTGDHEYSSEETMPLIAAALEKDYGMKTIVLKAYPDHNSEENIPGLEALKKADLAVFYLRWRLLPPEQLALIEAYLKSGKPVMGFRTTTHAFHFPEGHASEKWNAFGEFALNAPPGWGGAAKHTHYGHESSTDVSIVPEQASNPILTGVAKNFHVRSWLYRVLPDYPVKGSTWLLMGKAVNPDKEAIENPVAWTGTNSFGGKVFMTTMGHPEDFRQEPFQRLVINAIHDELGLKVPKKWKGRIDIRVPYRVAQ; encoded by the coding sequence ATGAAAAAAATATTCCTTTGTTTATTACTCATCGCCGGTGTCAGCATCACCTGCACCGGCATCCTCTTCGCACAGTCCGCCAAAAAGGCCAAAAAGCCGCTGGTGGTATTTGTTACCGGAGACCATGAGTACAGCAGTGAAGAAACAATGCCGCTGATAGCCGCTGCGCTGGAGAAAGACTATGGCATGAAAACGATCGTGCTCAAAGCTTATCCGGACCATAACAGCGAAGAAAATATCCCGGGCCTCGAAGCCCTGAAAAAGGCAGACCTGGCCGTTTTCTATTTACGCTGGCGCCTGCTGCCTCCTGAGCAACTGGCACTGATAGAAGCCTATCTTAAAAGCGGTAAACCGGTGATGGGCTTCCGCACCACCACCCACGCATTTCATTTTCCGGAAGGTCATGCCAGCGAAAAATGGAACGCCTTCGGCGAGTTCGCGCTCAACGCGCCTCCGGGCTGGGGCGGCGCCGCCAAACATACGCACTACGGACATGAAAGCAGCACGGACGTCAGCATCGTACCTGAACAGGCGTCCAATCCCATCCTGACAGGCGTTGCCAAAAATTTCCACGTCCGCTCCTGGCTGTACCGCGTATTACCTGACTATCCCGTAAAAGGCTCCACCTGGCTGCTGATGGGAAAGGCGGTAAATCCCGATAAAGAAGCCATCGAAAATCCCGTGGCATGGACCGGCACCAACTCCTTCGGCGGTAAAGTGTTCATGACTACAATGGGCCATCCGGAAGATTTCAGACAGGAACCTTTCCAGCGACTGGTGATTAATGCCATCCATGATGAACTGGGACTTAAAGTGCCGAAGAAATGGAAAGGCAGGATAGATATCCGCGTGCCCTATCGCGTGGCCCAATAA
- a CDS encoding PVC-type heme-binding CxxCH protein: MSRLFKIGMYVPLVPLVLAIMILDACKPKGHVPLTIPPGAHISLIGSNLGSRMVHYDNFETTLYLRYPDYNLVIRNMCDGGETPGFRPHSGRNSPWAFPGAEKFRPQLAKEVENTDNHSQGFFETPDQWLTRLKTDVIIAFFGYSESFEGKAGLADYKAELDAFIKWTLKQKYNGKSAPQLALVSPIAFEDLSDKYDLPNGKQENENLALYTEAMKEVAAQNNILFVDAFTPSQKWYADTKEPLTIDGSQLNEEGYRKLGNLLTETIFGEAPAKAEANRQLVHAAVKEKNWMWLNDYKIPNGVHVFGRRYDPYGPDNYPAEIAKIREMTAVRDSAIWQAASKGTKMDITVADKRTRALPEVKTNYNPAKNGSLRYLTGEEAVAKLKVPPGYKVELFASEEQFPDLAKPMQMSFDNKGRLWVAVMPSYPHYKPGDAKPDDKILIFEDTDNDGKADKQTVFADSLHLPIGFEIAPEGVYVAQGTNLKLYVDTNGDGKADKEEILLSGFDDHDTHHSSHAFTVDASGAIYSGEGVFLHTNVETSYGTVRATNGGFYRYDPKRRKLERTAQLEIPNPWGIAFDDWGQPFFAETSSPDVRWMLPGTVLPKYGQHTHKSVQLVEDKHKVRPTSGLEFVSSRHFPDEVQGDFLINNTIGFLGTKEHTLQDDGTGYKSHHRQDLLVSGDPNFRPVDLEFAPDGSLYVIDWHNILIGHMQHNARDPLRDHSHGRIYRITYPSRPLVKPAHIDGATIDELLDNLKLPEYRTRYRTRRELRGRDVSEVLAKLKTWVANLDKNDPQYDHHLLEGLWVSWGMNKVDHDLLKQVLKAKDYHARAAAVQVVRYVGHQIPDQADLLMQAVKDENSRVRLMGIVAASWIGKEKGLPILAEAKKMPLDEWMVHAYDAAVAHLKGENVSNEEEGGGNAKLKGAALALFNQGKQIYSIEGYCRTCHQPDGKGLPDSGFPPLAGSQWVTGSEERLIKLVMKGMLGPIEVNNKKYAGQVPMTPFGNLLKDEEIAAVLTYVRNSFGNTGSAISPEKVKQVRKQIEHKTDFYSAEQLLKEHPMEKK; this comes from the coding sequence ATGTCCAGACTATTTAAAATCGGTATGTACGTACCGCTTGTGCCCTTGGTATTGGCGATAATGATACTGGATGCCTGTAAACCGAAAGGGCATGTCCCGCTGACCATCCCTCCGGGTGCTCATATTTCCCTGATCGGCAGCAACCTGGGATCGAGAATGGTCCACTATGACAACTTTGAAACAACGCTCTATCTCCGTTATCCCGACTATAACCTGGTCATCCGTAATATGTGCGACGGTGGTGAAACGCCTGGTTTCCGTCCGCACTCCGGCAGAAACTCCCCCTGGGCTTTTCCCGGCGCAGAGAAATTCCGCCCGCAGCTGGCAAAAGAAGTGGAAAATACGGACAACCACAGCCAGGGATTTTTTGAAACGCCCGACCAGTGGTTGACCCGCCTTAAAACAGATGTGATCATCGCCTTTTTCGGCTACAGCGAATCTTTTGAAGGCAAAGCCGGTCTGGCCGATTATAAAGCGGAACTGGACGCCTTTATCAAATGGACGCTGAAACAAAAATACAATGGTAAATCAGCGCCGCAGCTGGCCCTCGTTTCACCCATCGCTTTCGAAGATCTCTCTGATAAATACGACCTCCCCAACGGAAAACAGGAAAACGAAAACCTGGCACTGTACACGGAGGCCATGAAAGAAGTAGCTGCACAAAACAATATCCTGTTTGTAGATGCCTTTACACCATCCCAAAAATGGTATGCAGACACCAAAGAGCCGCTGACCATCGACGGTTCCCAGCTGAACGAAGAAGGATACAGGAAACTGGGCAACCTGCTAACGGAAACGATCTTCGGAGAAGCCCCCGCCAAAGCGGAAGCCAACAGGCAACTGGTACATGCTGCGGTAAAGGAGAAAAACTGGATGTGGCTCAACGATTACAAAATCCCTAACGGCGTGCATGTATTTGGCCGCCGCTACGATCCCTACGGGCCCGACAACTATCCGGCAGAGATAGCGAAGATCCGCGAAATGACGGCTGTCCGCGATTCTGCGATATGGCAGGCGGCATCCAAAGGCACGAAAATGGATATCACGGTGGCGGATAAACGTACCAGGGCGCTTCCGGAAGTGAAGACAAACTATAATCCCGCTAAGAACGGCAGCCTGCGCTATTTGACCGGTGAAGAAGCGGTTGCTAAACTGAAAGTGCCGCCGGGATATAAGGTAGAACTCTTTGCTTCGGAAGAACAGTTCCCTGACCTCGCCAAGCCCATGCAGATGTCTTTTGACAACAAAGGTCGTTTATGGGTAGCCGTGATGCCGAGCTATCCGCATTACAAACCGGGCGATGCCAAGCCTGATGACAAGATCCTGATTTTTGAAGATACCGATAACGACGGTAAGGCCGATAAACAAACGGTCTTCGCCGACAGCCTCCACCTGCCCATCGGCTTTGAGATAGCGCCGGAAGGCGTATACGTGGCACAGGGCACCAACCTGAAACTGTATGTGGATACCAATGGTGACGGTAAGGCGGATAAGGAGGAGATATTGCTCAGCGGGTTCGATGACCACGATACTCACCATAGCAGTCACGCTTTTACGGTAGACGCCTCCGGGGCGATCTATTCCGGAGAAGGCGTTTTCCTGCACACAAATGTGGAAACCTCCTACGGCACCGTGAGGGCTACCAATGGTGGTTTCTATCGCTACGATCCGAAACGCCGAAAACTGGAGCGCACGGCCCAACTGGAAATTCCTAACCCCTGGGGCATTGCTTTCGACGACTGGGGCCAGCCCTTCTTCGCAGAAACATCCAGCCCGGATGTGCGCTGGATGCTGCCCGGCACCGTGTTGCCCAAATATGGGCAACATACGCACAAATCGGTACAGCTGGTAGAAGACAAACATAAAGTACGGCCTACCTCGGGACTGGAATTTGTGTCCAGCCGGCACTTCCCCGATGAAGTGCAGGGCGATTTCCTGATCAACAACACCATCGGCTTCCTGGGAACAAAGGAACACACCTTACAGGACGACGGTACCGGCTATAAAAGTCACCACCGCCAGGACCTGCTGGTGAGCGGCGACCCGAACTTCCGCCCGGTGGACCTGGAGTTTGCGCCTGATGGCTCTCTCTATGTGATCGACTGGCATAACATCCTGATCGGACACATGCAGCACAATGCACGCGACCCGTTACGCGACCATTCCCACGGAAGAATATACCGCATCACTTATCCGTCAAGGCCGCTGGTAAAACCAGCACACATCGACGGCGCCACTATTGACGAGCTGCTGGACAACCTGAAACTGCCGGAATACCGTACCCGTTACCGCACCCGCCGCGAACTGAGAGGCCGCGATGTGTCGGAGGTACTGGCTAAACTGAAAACATGGGTGGCCAATCTCGATAAAAACGATCCCCAATACGATCATCACCTGCTGGAAGGCCTCTGGGTGAGCTGGGGCATGAATAAGGTAGACCACGACCTGTTGAAACAGGTGTTAAAAGCGAAAGACTACCATGCCAGGGCTGCTGCCGTACAGGTAGTGCGTTATGTCGGCCACCAGATACCCGACCAGGCGGACCTGCTCATGCAGGCGGTCAAGGATGAAAACAGCCGGGTGCGACTGATGGGCATCGTAGCGGCATCCTGGATAGGGAAGGAAAAAGGACTGCCCATCCTGGCGGAGGCAAAGAAAATGCCGCTCGACGAATGGATGGTCCATGCTTACGATGCAGCGGTGGCCCACCTGAAAGGAGAGAACGTAAGCAATGAAGAAGAGGGGGGTGGTAACGCCAAACTGAAAGGCGCTGCGCTGGCCCTTTTCAACCAGGGCAAACAGATCTATTCTATCGAAGGATATTGCAGGACATGCCATCAGCCGGATGGCAAAGGACTGCCTGACTCAGGCTTCCCACCGCTGGCGGGCTCCCAATGGGTGACAGGCAGCGAAGAACGCCTGATAAAACTGGTGATGAAAGGGATGCTGGGCCCCATAGAAGTAAATAATAAAAAGTATGCCGGGCAGGTACCGATGACACCTTTCGGTAACCTTCTGAAAGATGAAGAGATCGCTGCGGTGCTGACTTATGTGCGCAACAGTTTCGGAAACACCGGCTCAGCCATCTCCCCGGAAAAAGTAAAACAGGTCAGAAAGCAGATAGAACACAAAACGGATTTCTATTCTGCAGAACAGCTGTTGAAAGAACACCCGATGGAAAAAAAGTGA
- a CDS encoding SusC/RagA family TonB-linked outer membrane protein, with the protein MKQFSTVMLKTMALRQKIIYATLALLIGIVTQAHANAAAPLMDVRGRVLEENGVGVPGVSIKVKNADKATTTDADGKFVLKGLSDNAVLIVSYIGYTTQEVPVSADMVIQLVPSVKKIDEVVVVGYGTTKKSDLTGAVGTVKSEALQERPASSLNQSLSGRVTGVNVSSNSGRPGGRANIRIRGASSLSVSNNPLYVIDGVILNPVDLRNGSTPIDYINPNDIASIEVLKDASSTAIYGARGANGVILVTTKRGNAGGGRLTYDPDFSIGVLPRKLELLNAKEFLAVEDQAYANAKKYDPTGWATGTKYTDPKTKRTNPLLFDSQGNPLYDTDWQDETFQKAFTQNHQLGFTDGDEKKSFGAFLNYRTQEGLARGSWQDRYAGRIVFDSKIKDWLKVGGTLNYTDQREKQVDQLDGGGITMMRQVLEALPIIPVKYADGSWASNRDYPGMEGGDNPLRVSADRVSILHTQTFLGNMYANIHLAEGLELRSTLGVNIINQREDYFAAKGMQYISDNGDAYINNNRYNSWQFENYLTYNREFAKIHSVNAMAGVSWQHIDRFENQATTQGFTDSYFKYNNLGAGSSPQPPYSIATANGLNSFFGRVNYGLRNKYLVTFTGRMDGSSKFGRDNQFAFFPSAALAWRVTEENFMKSVPVISNLKLRTSYGATGNSEIPAYRALAGLGNYTVIFDGARNSGVGIDRIANPGLRWEKTKQVDFGMELGLFANRVNFEVDLYRRKVDGMLLDAPLPYTTGRDRIFSNVGSMENKGIELGLNTVNIKTDNFSWNTTFNISINKNKVLALANGDILSGNGIIRVGEPVGSFFGRVHLGTWSTKEAAEAAEYGKLPGDVKFKDINNDGSINDLDRVIIGKGIPDGFGTFLNTFQYKSWSLTVDLQFMYGNDVLDRSIHSAEDRQGIANSYRTVLNAWTETNQNTPIAQLRPINAGYDTYNDSHKVTDGSFIRGRNLLLGYVFPAKTVSALKLSRLRVYASVQNFFLATKFKGYDPEVSNSSAPFDQGLTLYDYPKPRVFMLGLNVGL; encoded by the coding sequence ATGAAACAGTTTTCCACGGTGATGTTAAAAACGATGGCGTTGCGCCAGAAAATCATTTATGCCACTTTAGCCCTGCTGATAGGGATTGTTACACAGGCCCATGCAAATGCAGCGGCCCCGCTCATGGATGTGCGCGGACGGGTGCTGGAAGAAAACGGTGTAGGCGTGCCCGGAGTGAGCATCAAAGTAAAGAATGCCGATAAGGCGACAACAACAGATGCAGACGGAAAGTTCGTGCTGAAAGGACTTTCTGACAATGCAGTGCTGATTGTTTCTTATATAGGTTATACCACGCAGGAGGTGCCTGTTTCCGCAGACATGGTGATCCAGCTCGTTCCGAGTGTGAAAAAAATAGACGAGGTGGTGGTAGTAGGGTATGGTACGACCAAAAAGTCGGATCTGACCGGAGCGGTAGGTACTGTAAAATCCGAAGCGCTGCAGGAGCGGCCGGCATCGTCCTTAAACCAGAGCCTGTCGGGCCGCGTGACCGGCGTGAATGTGTCTTCCAACTCCGGCAGGCCCGGTGGCAGGGCCAATATCCGTATCCGCGGCGCCAGTTCGCTGAGCGTGTCCAATAACCCGTTGTACGTGATAGACGGTGTGATACTGAACCCCGTAGACCTGCGGAACGGCAGTACTCCCATCGATTATATCAACCCCAACGACATTGCTTCCATCGAGGTGCTGAAAGATGCTTCTTCCACCGCTATCTACGGTGCGCGCGGTGCCAACGGCGTTATCCTCGTTACCACCAAAAGAGGCAACGCAGGCGGCGGACGGTTGACGTACGACCCGGATTTCAGCATTGGTGTATTGCCCCGGAAACTGGAACTGCTGAACGCGAAAGAGTTTTTAGCAGTGGAAGACCAGGCATATGCCAACGCTAAAAAATATGATCCAACAGGATGGGCTACCGGTACCAAGTATACCGATCCTAAAACCAAACGCACTAATCCCTTATTATTCGATTCACAGGGAAACCCGCTCTACGACACCGACTGGCAGGATGAAACTTTTCAGAAAGCGTTTACCCAGAATCACCAGCTGGGATTTACCGATGGCGATGAAAAGAAAAGCTTCGGCGCTTTCCTGAACTATCGCACCCAGGAAGGGCTGGCACGCGGCTCATGGCAGGACAGGTATGCCGGCCGTATCGTGTTTGACAGCAAAATCAAAGACTGGCTGAAAGTAGGCGGCACGCTGAACTACACCGACCAGCGTGAAAAACAGGTAGACCAGCTGGACGGCGGCGGTATCACCATGATGCGCCAGGTACTGGAAGCCCTGCCTATCATACCGGTAAAATATGCAGACGGCTCCTGGGCCAGCAACCGCGACTATCCCGGTATGGAAGGCGGCGACAACCCGCTGCGCGTTTCTGCCGACAGGGTATCCATTCTGCATACACAGACTTTCCTGGGCAACATGTACGCCAACATCCACCTCGCAGAAGGACTGGAACTGAGATCTACCCTCGGCGTGAATATCATCAATCAACGGGAAGATTATTTTGCTGCAAAAGGCATGCAGTATATTTCTGATAACGGTGATGCCTATATTAATAACAACCGGTACAACTCCTGGCAGTTTGAAAACTATCTTACCTATAACAGAGAGTTTGCCAAAATACATTCGGTAAATGCAATGGCCGGTGTGTCCTGGCAGCATATCGATCGTTTCGAAAACCAGGCTACCACGCAGGGATTCACCGATTCGTACTTTAAGTACAACAACCTCGGCGCAGGCTCCAGCCCGCAGCCGCCTTATTCCATCGCTACGGCCAATGGGCTGAACTCCTTCTTCGGCCGCGTCAACTACGGCCTTCGCAACAAATACCTGGTCACCTTTACCGGCCGTATGGACGGCTCTTCCAAATTCGGACGCGACAACCAGTTTGCTTTCTTCCCCTCCGCAGCGCTTGCCTGGAGGGTAACGGAAGAGAATTTCATGAAGAGCGTGCCCGTAATTTCCAATTTAAAACTCCGCACCAGCTACGGCGCTACCGGTAATTCCGAGATCCCTGCCTACAGGGCTTTGGCTGGTCTGGGCAACTATACCGTGATCTTTGACGGCGCCCGTAACTCCGGCGTGGGCATAGATCGTATCGCTAACCCCGGCCTGCGTTGGGAGAAAACCAAACAGGTGGATTTCGGGATGGAACTGGGATTGTTTGCCAACAGGGTGAATTTCGAAGTAGACCTGTACCGCAGAAAAGTGGACGGCATGCTGCTGGATGCACCTTTGCCCTATACCACGGGCCGCGACAGGATTTTCTCCAACGTGGGCAGTATGGAAAACAAGGGGATTGAACTCGGGCTCAATACTGTTAACATTAAAACGGACAACTTCTCCTGGAACACCACCTTCAACATCTCCATCAACAAAAACAAAGTACTGGCCCTGGCGAACGGCGACATTCTTTCCGGTAACGGTATCATCAGGGTGGGAGAGCCGGTGGGCTCTTTCTTCGGAAGGGTGCATCTGGGTACCTGGAGTACCAAAGAAGCTGCGGAAGCGGCAGAATACGGAAAGCTGCCCGGAGACGTGAAGTTTAAGGATATCAATAACGACGGCTCCATCAACGACCTGGACAGGGTGATCATCGGAAAAGGTATCCCGGACGGCTTTGGCACTTTCCTGAATACGTTCCAGTACAAATCCTGGTCACTGACGGTAGACCTGCAGTTCATGTATGGTAACGATGTGCTGGACAGGAGCATCCACTCTGCTGAAGACAGGCAGGGCATTGCCAACAGTTACAGGACGGTGCTGAACGCGTGGACGGAAACCAACCAGAATACGCCGATAGCCCAACTACGCCCGATCAATGCAGGCTACGACACTTACAACGATAGCCATAAGGTAACAGACGGATCGTTTATCCGTGGGCGTAACCTGTTGCTGGGATATGTGTTCCCCGCCAAAACGGTATCAGCCCTGAAGCTCAGCCGTCTGCGGGTATATGCTTCCGTGCAGAACTTTTTCCTGGCTACCAAATTCAAAGGCTATGACCCTGAAGTGTCCAACTCCAGCGCTCCTTTTGACCAGGGGCTGACGCTGTACGACTATCCCAAGCCAAGGGTATTTATGCTGGGACTGAATGTAGGGTTATAG